A genomic stretch from Leptotrichia sp. HSP-536 includes:
- a CDS encoding RNA-guided endonuclease InsQ/TnpB family protein produces the protein MSEEYNAVIVEDMNMKGMSQALNFGKSAGNNGWGTFLRMFEYKLIFLGKQFLKIDKWFPSSKTCSKCGNVKEKLKLSERSYKYECCGIEIDRDYNAALNIKNIGKEMMEY, from the coding sequence TTGTCTGAAGAATATAATGCTGTGATTGTTGAGGATATGAATATGAAAGGGATGAGCCAGGCATTAAATTTTGGGAAAAGTGCAGGAAATAATGGGTGGGGAACGTTTTTGAGAATGTTTGAGTATAAACTGATATTTTTAGGGAAACAATTTTTGAAAATAGATAAGTGGTTTCCGTCATCGAAAACTTGCAGTAAATGTGGAAACGTTAAAGAGAAGCTGAAATTATCAGAAAGAAGCTATAAATATGAGTGCTGTGGAATTGAGATTGATAGGGATTACAATGCGGCATTGAATATAAAAAACATTGGAAAAGAAATGATGGAATATTAG
- a CDS encoding helix-turn-helix domain-containing protein, with amino-acid sequence MKYNLAFKYRIYPNKNQELLINKTFGCVRSVYNTILYTANKFYEETGKNKIITPASLKSEN; translated from the coding sequence ATGAAATATAATTTAGCATTCAAATACAGGATTTATCCAAATAAAAATCAGGAATTATTGATAAACAAGACTTTTGGATGTGTTCGTTCTGTTTACAATACAATTTTGTACACTGCAAATAAATTTTATGAAGAAACTGGAAAAAATAAAATAATTACACCTGCCAGTTTGAAAAGTGAAAACTAA
- a CDS encoding helix-turn-helix domain-containing protein, producing MNSISEEYRVRQRAVEYAIKYNNNSKAALKYKTSRQQIKRWRDRYDGTVQSLMPKSRRPKSHPNQHTQEEIDLIMKKYRRFSYEGLAQVYTEARKLGYSRSYGTMCKIIRKIRDNKPKKPKRLYKSTKK from the coding sequence ATGAATAGTATATCAGAAGAGTACCGTGTTCGTCAACGGGCAGTTGAGTATGCAATAAAATATAACAATAATTCAAAGGCGGCATTAAAATATAAGACATCAAGACAGCAGATTAAGAGATGGCGTGACAGATATGACGGAACAGTGCAGTCACTGATGCCAAAAAGCAGAAGACCTAAAAGTCATCCAAATCAGCATACTCAGGAAGAAATAGATTTAATTATGAAAAAATACAGGAGATTTTCATATGAAGGACTGGCACAGGTATATACCGAAGCTAGAAAACTGGGATACAGCCGTTCTTATGGAACTATGTGCAAAATAATAAGAAAAATTAGGGATAATAAGCCCAAAAAGCCTAAAAGGCTTTACAAAAGCACAAAAAAGTGA
- a CDS encoding integrase core domain-containing protein: MDEKSTYQTTKFLETLEAELGFKIEKIQSDNGREFTNAENGKKTLFELKLEELGIEYMTTRPYSPWQNGKVERSHRLDSNYYLGKRFRSLEKLRRSVKRYCSRYNNISRKVLNFKSPNEMLKEYRTNN; the protein is encoded by the coding sequence GTGGATGAAAAAAGTACATACCAGACGACAAAATTTCTAGAAACGCTTGAAGCGGAGCTGGGCTTTAAAATAGAAAAAATACAAAGTGATAACGGCAGGGAGTTTACGAATGCGGAAAATGGCAAAAAGACACTATTTGAGCTAAAGCTGGAAGAACTAGGGATAGAATACATGACAACAAGACCGTATTCGCCGTGGCAGAATGGGAAAGTGGAAAGGAGCCACAGGCTGGACAGCAATTATTATTTAGGAAAAAGATTTAGAAGTCTGGAAAAATTAAGAAGGTCAGTAAAAAGATATTGCAGCAGATACAATAATATATCAAGAAAAGTATTAAATTTTAAAAGTCCAAATGAAATGCTGAAAGAATACAGGACAAACAATTAG
- a CDS encoding autotransporter outer membrane beta-barrel domain-containing protein: MKKMRNAKRLVLLTALCAIISCGGGGGGGTASNNPTPTNPNNPSNPGNPTDLTMRSGDSRYTKTKLEDMTDKDYLKDFVFKEAADKNEIKYEEYGYKLAMGYRNFFPSSLTTMDSNGITYSSSPTTSSSKIVVENGGIGLSVNDRMEYVDSSPSFHAVPYQELKDKLDFAINKIITQFANKLPNLREIEIKEGGTLITFEGYDGKGRTIYLNNGLEEYQFGHYNGTPYGVSLNLTGNGDIFKFKNYIVSIGENINLDDPSNKYTKTLKKMINPGTDVKEGVKITGSKNNQIGIREIGGDLGGTNYGTIELKGNNTIGVYMRNSTISNYGTINVDKNSTGIYAIYDKDYDNDRGYNNPLFSNYRDINIGENSTGIYVYAKYYDLGVAAHSGNVQNDNIYNGIRADENAANAVGMLLDAGEEKSKLSNSDSNAFIWNNGIIELKGDRSTGMYLTGKGKATAENTGGSRPSGMTTGGEGRIIIGDSKDVNRPGIGMYSDNPNGRIGNATDYAIIEIGKNGIGMAGVNKTKVENAWGTIIIKGDNSIGMYLSDGAVGSNFGTIKTEGSPKNAIGVFVGKDAEFSNDHDGEIIIDSEGGAGIVIAGGTVSNYGIIKVSGGAVRVKNVSPVLAVSLSDKIMPVKKDMRVYVDSLGKTNPIEGLANLGLKGAELLIGAEATEKTNATEVTVGKDVLDPFNKSIKESNIPYWTVGSGSLIWEANPEIKDNRVEKVTLKKQSYTKFADEKTKDVAKGLDEKYVVASEKDKQIFNYMNTLKDAESLGKVYKEIDGSQYINVQQRINQTDNLLDNQISSLQKDNVGKAGHHVETFFNKDKHDFKTEEVPNTTSTAFGASYLFNNTDSNWGAYGGVAINNYKFKDKGHSKESVSMLKAGGYKKLDLNIGDLDWTLGGDVFISQNSMKRRIMTDKVYENKADYNAYGFSVKNEISKTYELGENGTIKPYGALKLGYGSFGKIKEKDATIGLDVKGNSYYSVKPAAGIELGYAKQLTDKTKLKASLDLAYEHELGKVDHKENEIKFINARTGYKRKSAKDESRGNLSTGVKVRLETGRFNFSVKGGYDTKDKNAHVGVGIGASF, encoded by the coding sequence ATGAAAAAGATGAGAAATGCCAAAAGATTAGTCCTTTTAACTGCATTATGTGCAATAATAAGCTGCGGAGGCGGAGGTGGTGGTGGAACAGCAAGTAATAATCCAACGCCGACGAATCCAAATAATCCGTCAAATCCTGGAAATCCAACTGATCTAACTATGCGAAGCGGAGATTCGAGATACACTAAAACAAAACTTGAAGATATGACAGATAAGGATTATTTAAAGGACTTTGTATTTAAAGAAGCTGCAGATAAGAATGAAATAAAATATGAAGAATATGGATATAAATTAGCAATGGGCTATAGAAATTTTTTTCCTTCAAGCTTAACTACAATGGATTCAAATGGTATCACATATTCTTCTAGTCCAACTACAAGTTCTTCAAAAATAGTAGTAGAAAATGGGGGAATAGGACTAAGTGTTAATGACCGGATGGAATATGTCGATTCTTCTCCTTCTTTTCATGCCGTTCCTTATCAGGAACTTAAGGATAAACTGGATTTTGCGATTAATAAGATAATTACTCAATTTGCAAATAAACTTCCTAATTTAAGGGAAATAGAAATAAAAGAAGGTGGAACACTCATTACATTTGAGGGATATGATGGAAAAGGTCGAACAATTTATTTAAACAACGGACTGGAAGAATATCAATTTGGGCACTACAACGGAACTCCTTATGGAGTTAGTCTCAATCTTACAGGAAATGGGGACATATTTAAATTTAAAAATTATATAGTTAGCATTGGTGAAAATATAAATTTAGATGATCCATCAAATAAATATACAAAAACGCTAAAAAAAATGATAAACCCGGGAACTGATGTTAAAGAAGGTGTAAAAATTACAGGAAGTAAAAATAATCAGATTGGGATACGGGAAATTGGAGGTGACCTGGGAGGAACAAATTATGGAACAATTGAACTGAAAGGAAATAATACAATAGGTGTCTATATGAGAAATTCAACAATTTCAAATTATGGAACAATAAATGTTGATAAGAATTCTACAGGTATATATGCAATTTATGATAAAGATTATGATAATGATAGGGGATATAATAATCCACTCTTTTCAAATTATCGTGATATTAATATTGGAGAAAATTCTACAGGTATTTATGTATATGCAAAATACTATGATCTTGGTGTGGCCGCACACAGTGGAAATGTACAAAATGATAATATATACAATGGAATCAGGGCTGATGAAAATGCAGCTAATGCTGTAGGAATGTTACTCGATGCTGGTGAAGAAAAATCAAAACTTTCTAATTCTGATTCTAATGCTTTTATATGGAATAATGGTATTATTGAACTAAAAGGAGACAGATCTACAGGAATGTATCTCACAGGAAAAGGAAAAGCAACAGCAGAAAATACAGGTGGAAGTCGTCCATCAGGAATGACCACTGGCGGTGAAGGTCGTATTATAATTGGAGATTCAAAAGATGTAAACAGACCGGGAATAGGAATGTATTCTGATAATCCTAATGGTCGTATAGGGAATGCTACTGACTATGCAATTATTGAAATAGGTAAGAATGGAATAGGTATGGCCGGTGTTAATAAAACTAAAGTTGAAAATGCATGGGGGACTATAATAATTAAAGGTGACAACAGTATAGGTATGTATTTATCCGATGGAGCCGTAGGAAGCAATTTTGGTACAATAAAGACTGAAGGCTCTCCTAAAAACGCAATTGGAGTATTTGTAGGAAAAGATGCAGAGTTTAGCAATGACCATGATGGAGAAATCATAATAGATTCTGAGGGTGGAGCAGGTATTGTAATTGCAGGAGGAACAGTATCAAATTATGGAATTATAAAAGTAAGTGGCGGGGCAGTAAGGGTAAAAAATGTATCGCCTGTACTGGCAGTAAGTCTTTCAGACAAAATAATGCCTGTAAAAAAAGATATGAGAGTTTATGTTGATTCATTAGGAAAAACAAATCCTATCGAAGGACTAGCTAATCTTGGACTAAAAGGCGCCGAACTTTTAATCGGAGCAGAAGCCACTGAAAAAACTAACGCAACAGAAGTTACAGTTGGAAAAGACGTACTTGATCCATTTAACAAATCAATTAAGGAAAGTAACATCCCATATTGGACTGTAGGTTCAGGCTCATTAATTTGGGAAGCAAATCCTGAAATCAAGGACAACCGAGTTGAAAAAGTTACTTTGAAAAAACAATCTTACACAAAATTTGCTGATGAAAAGACAAAAGATGTGGCAAAAGGGCTTGATGAAAAATACGTTGTGGCAAGCGAAAAAGATAAGCAGATATTTAATTATATGAACACATTAAAAGATGCCGAAAGTTTAGGAAAAGTCTACAAGGAAATTGATGGAAGCCAATACATTAATGTTCAACAAAGAATAAACCAAACTGACAATCTTTTAGACAACCAAATTTCATCTTTACAAAAAGACAATGTAGGCAAAGCCGGACATCACGTTGAAACATTCTTTAATAAAGATAAGCATGACTTCAAGACCGAAGAAGTTCCAAATACAACAAGTACAGCTTTCGGAGCTTCTTACTTGTTCAATAATACTGATAGTAACTGGGGAGCTTACGGAGGTGTTGCAATAAATAACTATAAATTCAAGGATAAAGGGCATTCAAAGGAAAGCGTCTCAATGCTTAAAGCTGGTGGATACAAGAAATTGGACTTGAACATTGGCGACCTTGACTGGACTTTAGGTGGAGATGTGTTTATTTCACAAAACTCAATGAAACGTAGAATTATGACAGATAAAGTTTATGAAAACAAAGCTGACTATAATGCTTACGGATTCTCGGTTAAGAATGAAATCAGCAAGACTTATGAGTTAGGTGAAAATGGAACCATTAAACCTTATGGAGCGTTAAAGCTTGGATACGGAAGTTTTGGAAAGATTAAGGAAAAAGATGCGACTATAGGGCTAGATGTTAAAGGAAATAGCTATTATTCAGTTAAGCCGGCAGCTGGTATTGAACTTGGATATGCTAAACAACTTACAGATAAAACTAAGTTAAAAGCTTCTTTAGATTTAGCGTACGAGCATGAGCTTGGAAAGGTTGACCACAAGGAAAATGAGATAAAGTTTATAAATGCGAGAACTGGATATAAAAGAAAATCTGCAAAAGACGAAAGTCGTGGAAACTTGAGTACCGGGGTGAAGGTCAGACTGGAGACAGGAAGATTTAACTTTTCAGTAAAAGGTGGTTATGACACGAAAGATAAGAATGCTCATGTTGGTGTAGGAATTGGGGCTTCATTCTAA